The following are encoded together in the Halopseudomonas salegens genome:
- a CDS encoding TAXI family TRAP transporter solute-binding subunit: MRMRFRHLAGTLAFGLILPLTALAESALPRVMVWTAYGTGAAGYAQAAALGGLLKHEEGSNIRILPGRNDVSRMIPLKNGRADYCLCGIASYFGQEGIFLFNRPTWGPQPIRMVLASQGTQSFGLAAAADTGLDSPSDLRGQSIIFIRGADSINMITTAILAYANLTWDDVRRVDAAGTNEAIEAIINGHADVMPMSTRTPLMERIASSPRGINWLDMPNETEEEQAAWARAQQVIPYYLPQLETRGAGVSESNPWQGGGYALPILVTNANRDDEEVYALTRFVDEHYDDFKSLAPGAEGWELSRQVFDWVMPYHEGAIRYFREAGVWTDEHQAHNDALLQRQAILLNAWAEYLPQASEDDFAMGWMRTRAQALSAEGFDPGFRRN; the protein is encoded by the coding sequence ATGCGCATGCGTTTTCGTCACCTTGCCGGCACCCTGGCTTTCGGCCTGATTCTGCCGCTGACAGCCCTCGCCGAATCTGCCCTGCCCCGGGTCATGGTCTGGACTGCCTACGGCACAGGTGCTGCAGGTTATGCCCAGGCAGCGGCTCTCGGCGGCCTGCTCAAACACGAGGAAGGCAGCAACATCCGTATTCTTCCCGGCCGCAATGACGTATCACGGATGATCCCGCTGAAGAATGGCCGTGCCGACTATTGTCTGTGCGGTATCGCCAGCTATTTTGGTCAGGAAGGCATTTTTCTGTTCAATCGCCCCACCTGGGGTCCACAACCGATTCGCATGGTGCTGGCCAGCCAGGGCACCCAGAGCTTTGGCCTGGCTGCAGCCGCCGATACAGGGTTGGATTCACCCTCGGACCTGCGCGGACAAAGCATCATCTTTATTCGTGGCGCCGACTCGATCAACATGATCACCACCGCCATTCTCGCTTACGCCAACCTGACCTGGGACGATGTGCGCCGGGTCGATGCCGCTGGCACCAATGAAGCCATCGAAGCCATCATCAACGGCCATGCGGACGTGATGCCGATGTCGACCCGCACACCATTGATGGAGCGCATTGCCTCCAGTCCGCGCGGCATCAACTGGCTCGACATGCCAAATGAAACCGAAGAGGAACAGGCCGCCTGGGCACGCGCGCAACAGGTTATTCCATACTACCTGCCGCAGTTGGAAACCCGGGGCGCCGGCGTATCCGAGTCCAACCCCTGGCAAGGCGGCGGCTATGCGCTGCCGATTCTGGTCACCAATGCCAACCGTGATGACGAAGAAGTCTACGCCCTGACCCGCTTCGTCGATGAGCATTATGATGATTTCAAAAGCCTGGCTCCGGGGGCCGAAGGCTGGGAACTGAGCCGCCAGGTGTTCGACTGGGTCATGCCTTACCATGAAGGGGCTATCCGCTATTTCCGTGAGGCCGGCGTCTGGACCGATGAGCATCAGGCGCACAACGACGCCTTGCTGCAACGCCAGGCCATTCTGCTCAACGCCTGGGCCGAGTACCTGCCCCAGGCCAGTGAAGATGATTTTGCCATGGGCTGGATGCGTACACGTGCCCAGGCTCTGAGCGCCGAGGGCTTTGATCCCGGCTTCCGGCGCAACTGA
- a CDS encoding GGDEF domain-containing protein, which yields MSLKTRFQLLIAAVLLITSAATWAVFERIAEGIVEEWGLRIAEIQVRYDSARLLQPLEREIALAMQMADSTVLRRWSRNPRDADLLAAAKDEMESFRRNFRDQNYFVALRESGAYYHNNAANEFVDEPYRYSLDPDDPDDAWFFLLIEQGKQFHININPDVELGVTKLWIDVLMHDDNEITGMVGTGLELDSFLEEIVDIGQPGITTLFVDHSGAIQLHRDPDVIDYASLVKPEGQKNSIDLLLDGGEVRMRQMMEQLRAEHAGPEQVLTDFVSMDGKRHLAGIAYLPAIDWFEVTLIDLDELMPVSHFASVALVFSLMLLGALLIMHIALRRLLLNPLLALEQAMLKVQAGNFEAADELPSSEGEIGRVISHFRTMARAIRDNTRHLEAKVHERTMALDRLARHDDLTGLFNRRGMNELLHEVQARCLRDNQTYGLIWLDLDNFKDINDNHGHGKGDLALQTVATQLRAGIRPYDHAARWGGDEFLVLLNPCDRSTLSLTAERLREMIADASDQDGPAFTVSVGAYLAAADTSLHDVLQAADDALYQAKEAGRNQCSIVTP from the coding sequence GTGAGCCTGAAAACCCGCTTTCAACTGCTGATAGCCGCCGTACTGCTGATCACCTCGGCGGCAACCTGGGCCGTGTTCGAGCGCATCGCCGAAGGTATCGTTGAAGAGTGGGGGCTGCGCATAGCCGAAATCCAGGTTCGCTATGACAGCGCTCGCCTGCTGCAACCCCTTGAACGGGAAATTGCCCTGGCCATGCAGATGGCCGACTCTACCGTATTGCGTCGCTGGTCGCGCAACCCGCGAGATGCCGATTTGCTCGCAGCCGCCAAAGACGAAATGGAAAGCTTCCGGCGCAACTTCCGCGATCAGAACTATTTTGTTGCCCTGCGCGAATCCGGCGCTTATTACCATAACAACGCCGCCAACGAGTTTGTCGATGAACCCTATCGGTACAGTCTTGATCCGGATGATCCCGACGATGCCTGGTTCTTTTTGCTGATCGAACAGGGCAAGCAATTTCATATCAACATCAACCCCGATGTCGAGCTGGGCGTTACCAAGCTGTGGATCGATGTATTGATGCACGATGATAACGAAATCACCGGCATGGTCGGCACCGGCCTGGAACTTGACAGTTTTCTGGAAGAAATCGTCGACATCGGTCAACCCGGCATTACTACTCTGTTTGTTGATCATAGTGGTGCCATTCAGCTGCACCGCGATCCGGACGTCATTGATTACGCCAGCCTGGTCAAACCCGAAGGCCAGAAAAACAGTATCGACCTGCTGCTGGACGGCGGCGAAGTGCGCATGCGCCAGATGATGGAGCAACTTCGCGCTGAACACGCCGGGCCGGAACAGGTGCTCACCGATTTCGTCAGCATGGATGGCAAGCGCCATCTGGCAGGTATCGCCTACCTGCCCGCAATTGACTGGTTTGAAGTCACCCTGATCGATCTGGACGAACTCATGCCGGTCAGCCATTTCGCTTCGGTTGCCCTGGTGTTCAGCCTGATGCTGCTGGGTGCACTACTGATCATGCATATTGCCTTGCGCCGCTTGCTGCTCAACCCGCTACTGGCATTGGAGCAAGCCATGCTAAAAGTGCAGGCCGGCAACTTCGAGGCAGCCGATGAGTTGCCATCAAGCGAAGGAGAAATTGGCCGCGTGATCAGCCATTTCCGCACCATGGCCCGCGCTATTCGTGACAACACCCGGCACCTCGAAGCCAAAGTGCATGAACGCACCATGGCGCTGGATCGCCTGGCCCGGCATGACGACCTGACCGGCCTGTTCAACCGCCGCGGCATGAATGAACTGCTGCATGAAGTCCAGGCTCGCTGCCTTCGGGACAACCAGACCTACGGCCTGATCTGGCTGGATCTGGACAACTTCAAGGACATCAATGACAACCACGGGCATGGCAAGGGCGACCTGGCACTGCAGACCGTTGCCACCCAATTGCGGGCGGGCATTCGCCCCTACGACCATGCCGCACGCTGGGGTGGCGACGAATTCCTGGTCCTGCTCAATCCCTGTGACCGTTCCACCCTGAGCCTGACCGCCGAACGCCTGCGTGAAATGATCGCTGACGCCTCGGACCAAGATGGCCCAGCCTTTACTGTCAGCGTTGGCGCCTACCTGGCCGCTGCCGACACCTCGCTGCATGACGTACTGCAAGCAGCAGACGACGCCCTGTATCAGGCCAAAGAGGCCGGTCGCAATCAGTGCAGTATCGTAACCCCTTGA
- a CDS encoding electron transfer flavoprotein subunit alpha/FixB family protein — MTILVIAEHNNAELNGATLNTVAAAKAIGGDIAVLVAGEGCSAVADAAAKAEGVTKVLLADNAAYGHQLPENISLLVAELGKDYSHILAPASTNGKNFMPRVAALLDVDQVSEIIAVESADTFKRPIYAGNAIATVQCTADVKVITVRPTGFDAVAAEGGSASVEAVSSAHDAGISSFVSEELAKSDRPELASAKIVISGGRGMQNGDNFEMLYKLADKLGAGVGASRAAVDAGFVPNDMQVGQTGKIVAPQLYVAVGISGAIQHLAGMKDSKVIVAINKDEEAPIFQVADYGLVADLFEAVPELESKV, encoded by the coding sequence ATGACGATTTTGGTTATTGCTGAACACAACAACGCCGAACTCAATGGCGCCACCCTGAACACCGTGGCCGCTGCCAAGGCGATCGGCGGTGACATCGCTGTTCTGGTCGCCGGTGAAGGCTGTTCCGCCGTGGCTGACGCCGCTGCCAAAGCAGAAGGCGTTACCAAGGTCCTGCTGGCTGACAACGCCGCCTATGGCCACCAGCTGCCGGAAAACATCTCCCTGCTGGTCGCTGAACTGGGCAAGGATTACAGCCACATTCTGGCTCCGGCCAGCACCAACGGCAAAAACTTCATGCCGCGCGTTGCTGCCCTGCTGGACGTCGATCAGGTCTCGGAAATCATCGCCGTTGAAAGCGCTGATACGTTCAAGCGCCCGATCTATGCCGGTAACGCCATTGCCACCGTGCAGTGCACTGCCGATGTCAAAGTAATCACCGTGCGCCCGACAGGCTTTGACGCCGTCGCCGCCGAAGGTGGCAGCGCCAGTGTAGAAGCCGTTTCTTCTGCCCATGACGCCGGTATTTCCAGCTTCGTCAGCGAAGAACTGGCCAAGTCCGACCGCCCCGAGCTGGCTTCCGCCAAGATCGTTATCTCTGGTGGCCGCGGCATGCAGAACGGCGACAACTTCGAAATGCTCTACAAACTGGCTGACAAGCTGGGCGCAGGCGTCGGTGCCTCACGCGCTGCGGTTGATGCCGGCTTTGTACCCAACGACATGCAGGTCGGCCAGACCGGCAAGATCGTTGCACCGCAACTCTACGTTGCCGTGGGTATTTCCGGTGCTATCCAGCATCTGGCGGGCATGAAAGACTCCAAAGTGATCGTTGCGATCAACAAGGATGAAGAAGCCCCGATCTTCCAGGTTGCCGATTATGGCCTGGTGGCTGACCTGTTCGAAGCTGTACCCGAACTGGAAAGCAAGGTGTAA
- a CDS encoding electron transfer flavoprotein subunit beta/FixA family protein, with product MKILVAVKRVVDYNVKVRVKADGSGVDLANVKMSMNPFCEIAVEEAVRLKEKGVATEIIAVSVGPTAAQEQLRTALALGADRAVLVESADDLSSLSIAKLLKGVVDKEEPQLVILGKQAIDSDNNQTGQMLAALSGYAQGTFASEVAVDGDNVKVTREIDGGLQTIDLKLPAIVTTDLRLNEPRYASLPNIMKAKKKPLETLKPEDLGVSVKACVKTLKVEAPAARSAGIKVKTVDELVDKLKNEAKVI from the coding sequence ATGAAAATCCTCGTCGCCGTGAAGCGCGTGGTCGATTACAACGTCAAAGTTCGCGTCAAAGCGGACGGTTCCGGTGTAGACCTCGCCAACGTCAAGATGTCGATGAACCCCTTCTGTGAAATTGCCGTCGAAGAAGCCGTGCGTCTGAAAGAGAAAGGCGTCGCGACTGAAATCATCGCTGTTTCCGTTGGCCCGACCGCTGCCCAGGAGCAGCTACGTACCGCTCTGGCACTGGGTGCCGACCGCGCAGTACTGGTCGAGTCAGCTGACGACCTGAGCTCGCTGAGCATCGCCAAACTGCTCAAGGGTGTGGTTGACAAAGAAGAGCCGCAGCTGGTCATCCTCGGCAAGCAGGCGATTGATTCCGACAACAACCAGACTGGCCAGATGCTGGCTGCACTGAGCGGTTATGCTCAGGGCACCTTTGCCTCTGAAGTTGCCGTTGATGGTGACAACGTCAAGGTCACCCGTGAAATCGACGGCGGTCTGCAGACCATTGATCTGAAACTGCCGGCTATCGTGACTACCGATCTGCGTCTGAACGAGCCGCGCTATGCTTCGCTGCCGAACATCATGAAAGCGAAGAAAAAGCCGCTGGAAACCCTGAAGCCGGAAGATCTGGGTGTAAGCGTCAAGGCTTGCGTCAAGACCCTGAAGGTTGAAGCTCCTGCCGCCCGCAGCGCCGGTATCAAGGTGAAGACTGTGGACGAGCTGGTCGACAAACTGAAGAACGAAGCCAAGGTGATCTAA
- a CDS encoding acyl-CoA dehydrogenase family protein, whose translation MDFKLTEEQQMLKETAERLVRDVYTFDKRLKFSDSEAGFSTEFWQQMGELGLTAIPFPEELGGFGGKGVETMLIMEQLGAGICLEPYMESVILAGGLITQLGSDAQKDELLGQIASGELQAAVALDELHSHYNLQEVQTTAKQSGDKWTLNGRKGVVIGGHTAGKILVSARTAGDVRDQQGISLFLVDPGTDGVSRRVYSTVDGRKGCELFLDNAEGELLGSVGNAYDAIAYQAGRAIAALCAEAVGAMRITCDMTLDYLKTRKQFGVPIGKFQVLQHRMVDMISELERATSMTILAACLADDDDSAERTAKLSAAKFIVNRAAQYVAEQSIQLHGGIAMTWEYSGAHYAKRLVTISHQLGDDDHHLQAYSKGLSLA comes from the coding sequence GTGGACTTCAAATTGACTGAAGAGCAACAGATGTTGAAGGAAACTGCGGAGCGACTGGTACGCGACGTATACACCTTTGACAAGCGCCTTAAATTCAGCGACAGCGAGGCCGGTTTCAGTACCGAGTTCTGGCAGCAGATGGGCGAACTGGGCCTGACCGCCATCCCCTTCCCGGAAGAGCTGGGTGGTTTTGGTGGCAAGGGCGTGGAAACCATGCTGATCATGGAACAGCTGGGTGCCGGCATCTGTCTCGAGCCCTACATGGAATCCGTGATTCTGGCCGGTGGCCTGATCACCCAACTGGGCAGCGATGCACAGAAAGACGAACTGCTGGGTCAGATCGCCAGTGGCGAGCTGCAAGCTGCCGTCGCACTGGACGAGCTGCACAGCCATTACAACCTGCAGGAAGTTCAAACCACCGCCAAGCAATCCGGTGACAAGTGGACCCTGAACGGTCGTAAAGGTGTCGTTATCGGTGGCCACACAGCCGGCAAGATTCTGGTGTCTGCGCGTACCGCCGGCGATGTCCGTGACCAGCAAGGCATCAGCCTGTTCCTTGTCGACCCAGGCACTGACGGTGTCAGCCGTCGCGTCTACTCCACCGTCGATGGCCGCAAGGGTTGCGAGCTGTTCCTGGATAACGCTGAAGGCGAGCTGCTGGGCAGCGTCGGCAATGCCTATGACGCTATCGCCTATCAGGCCGGCCGCGCCATCGCCGCCCTGTGTGCCGAAGCCGTTGGCGCCATGCGCATCACCTGTGACATGACCCTGGATTACCTGAAAACCCGCAAGCAATTTGGCGTACCGATCGGTAAATTCCAGGTGCTGCAGCATCGCATGGTCGACATGATCAGCGAGCTGGAGCGGGCCACGTCCATGACCATCCTGGCTGCCTGTCTGGCAGATGATGATGACAGTGCCGAGCGTACTGCCAAGCTGTCCGCAGCCAAGTTCATCGTCAACCGTGCAGCGCAGTATGTCGCCGAGCAGAGCATCCAGCTGCACGGTGGTATTGCCATGACCTGGGAATACAGCGGCGCGCATTATGCCAAGCGTCTGGTGACCATTTCTCACCAACTGGGTGATGATGACCATCATCTGCAGGCCTATTCGAAAGGCTTGAGCCTGGCCTGA
- a CDS encoding acyl-CoA dehydrogenase family protein — MEIHFTPEQIAFRDEVREFMKQELPADISAKVKLGKHLSKEDHERWQKILSAKGWYAPGWPVEHGGTDWGPIEKHIFDEESAAAGAPRLVPFGVNMVAPVIIKFGTEEQKAHYLPRILDGTDWWCQGYSEPGAGSDLASLKTRAVRDGDHYIVNGQKTWTTLGQHANWIFCLVRTNPEAKQQQGISFLLIDLDTPGITMRPIHTLDGEHEVNEVFFDDVKVPVENLVGEENKGWTCAKYLLTHERTGLAGIGASKAALSNLKRIASKQLKNGQPLIEDSMFRSQIAEIEMSLMAAEMSTLRIVAAASEGGVPGSESSILKVQGTEIRQTITHLMRKALGPYALPFLPEEMEYGYDGDVLLEDYSPSLAGSYFNMRKLSIFGGSNEIQKNIVSKMILEL; from the coding sequence ATGGAAATCCATTTCACCCCTGAACAAATCGCCTTCCGCGATGAAGTGCGTGAATTCATGAAGCAGGAGCTGCCTGCGGATATTTCAGCCAAGGTCAAACTGGGCAAGCACCTGTCCAAGGAAGACCACGAGCGCTGGCAGAAAATTCTGTCCGCCAAAGGCTGGTACGCGCCCGGCTGGCCGGTCGAGCACGGCGGCACCGATTGGGGTCCGATCGAGAAGCATATTTTCGACGAAGAATCCGCTGCTGCCGGCGCCCCGCGCCTGGTGCCTTTCGGCGTCAACATGGTGGCTCCGGTTATCATCAAGTTCGGCACTGAAGAGCAGAAAGCCCACTACCTGCCGCGTATCCTCGACGGTACCGACTGGTGGTGTCAGGGTTACTCCGAGCCAGGCGCCGGTTCCGACCTTGCGTCGCTGAAAACCCGCGCCGTACGCGATGGCGACCACTACATCGTCAATGGTCAGAAAACCTGGACAACACTGGGCCAGCACGCCAACTGGATCTTCTGTCTGGTACGTACCAATCCTGAAGCCAAGCAACAGCAAGGCATTTCCTTCCTGTTGATCGACCTGGACACCCCCGGCATCACCATGCGCCCGATCCATACCCTGGACGGCGAGCATGAAGTCAACGAAGTCTTCTTCGATGACGTCAAGGTACCGGTGGAAAACCTGGTCGGTGAAGAAAACAAGGGCTGGACCTGCGCCAAGTACCTGTTGACCCACGAGCGTACCGGTCTGGCCGGCATCGGCGCCTCCAAGGCAGCGCTGAGCAACCTCAAGCGCATTGCCAGCAAGCAACTGAAAAATGGCCAGCCGCTGATCGAAGACAGCATGTTCCGCAGCCAGATCGCCGAAATCGAAATGTCACTGATGGCGGCTGAAATGAGTACCCTGCGCATCGTCGCGGCAGCCTCCGAAGGTGGCGTGCCTGGCTCGGAAAGCTCGATCCTCAAGGTTCAGGGCACTGAAATCCGTCAGACCATTACCCATCTGATGCGCAAGGCGCTGGGGCCCTACGCCCTGCCCTTCCTGCCGGAAGAAATGGAGTATGGCTACGACGGTGACGTCCTGTTGGAAGACTACAGTCCGTCACTGGCCGGCTCGTATTTCAATATGCGCAAACTGTCGATCTTCGGCGGATCCAACGAGATCCAGAAGAATATCGTTTCGAAAATGATTCTTGAACTTTAA
- a CDS encoding 3-hydroxyacyl-CoA dehydrogenase NAD-binding domain-containing protein translates to MSDVVTLERQGPIAVIRVNNPPVNALGIAVREGLQNSFKAAEADAEVKAIVLVCEGNTFIAGADIKEFGKPPKSPGLPEVVNDIEAGSKPSIAVIHGTALGGGLEVALSCHYRIARKDAKVGLPEVKLGLLPGAGGTQRLPRVVGVEKALDMIVSGAPISAVEANELGVVDELFDGDLLAAGKAFAEQLIADGKGARRTGERTDKLEGVDNAALVAAKRAEIDKKMPGLFSPQRCVSAVEASFTLPLADGLKRERELFGECLTSPQRAALVHAFFTERLASKVDDLPKDTPVREVKSAGVIGGGTMGVGIAMCFANAGIPVKILEISDEARDKAIERARDTYGMSVKRGSLSEAALEKRMALVSGITDYADLSDVDLVVEAVFEDMGVKQKVFEALDANCKPGAILSSNTSSLDLNEIANFTKRPEDVVGLHFFSPANVMRLLEVVRGAKTSNDVLATAMAIGKKLKKVAVPVGVCDGFVGNRMVFQYGRESEFLLEEGATPAQVDGVLKKFGMAMGPFAMRDLSGLDIGLAIRNRQRETLSPEYKLPTILGKMADAGMLGQKTGKGFYVYEKGSRTPLENPELPAILEAASKEQGIQRQPLSDEYILERCMYALINEGAKILEEGIAQRASDIDVIYINGYGFPSHQGGPMFYADSIGLDRVYARICEFHEQHGAWWKPAPLLEKLAKEGRKFADL, encoded by the coding sequence ATGTCGGACGTGGTCACACTGGAACGCCAGGGCCCCATAGCAGTCATTCGGGTCAACAACCCCCCGGTCAACGCGTTGGGTATTGCCGTACGTGAAGGCTTGCAGAACAGCTTCAAGGCAGCCGAGGCGGATGCCGAGGTCAAGGCGATTGTTCTGGTCTGTGAAGGTAATACCTTTATTGCCGGTGCCGATATCAAGGAATTCGGCAAGCCACCGAAGAGCCCGGGCCTGCCGGAAGTGGTCAACGACATCGAAGCCGGCAGCAAGCCGAGCATCGCCGTGATCCACGGAACTGCTCTGGGCGGTGGCCTGGAAGTTGCCCTCAGCTGTCATTATCGCATTGCGCGCAAAGACGCCAAGGTCGGCCTGCCGGAAGTCAAACTGGGTCTGCTGCCTGGTGCCGGTGGTACCCAGCGCCTGCCCCGCGTAGTGGGCGTCGAAAAAGCACTGGACATGATTGTCAGCGGTGCACCGATCAGCGCAGTGGAAGCCAACGAGCTGGGCGTAGTCGACGAATTGTTCGACGGTGACCTGCTGGCAGCCGGCAAAGCCTTTGCCGAGCAACTGATTGCCGATGGCAAGGGTGCCCGCCGCACCGGTGAGCGTACCGACAAGCTGGAAGGCGTGGATAACGCTGCCCTGGTCGCCGCCAAGCGTGCCGAGATCGACAAGAAAATGCCCGGCCTGTTCTCGCCGCAACGCTGCGTATCCGCCGTCGAAGCCTCCTTTACCCTGCCACTGGCCGACGGCCTCAAGCGTGAGCGCGAGCTGTTCGGCGAATGCCTGACATCACCGCAGCGCGCGGCACTGGTGCATGCCTTCTTTACCGAGCGTCTGGCCTCCAAGGTCGACGACCTGCCGAAAGATACCCCGGTACGTGAGGTCAAATCCGCCGGTGTGATCGGTGGCGGTACCATGGGTGTCGGTATTGCCATGTGCTTTGCCAATGCCGGTATTCCGGTGAAGATTCTGGAAATCAGCGACGAAGCCCGCGACAAGGCCATCGAACGTGCCCGCGACACCTACGGCATGAGCGTCAAGCGCGGCAGCCTGAGCGAAGCGGCGCTGGAAAAGCGCATGGCGCTGGTCAGCGGTATTACCGATTATGCCGACCTGTCCGATGTCGACCTGGTCGTGGAAGCCGTGTTTGAAGATATGGGCGTCAAGCAGAAGGTCTTCGAGGCACTGGACGCCAACTGCAAGCCCGGCGCTATTCTCTCGTCCAACACCAGCTCGCTGGATCTGAACGAGATTGCCAACTTCACCAAGCGCCCGGAAGATGTCGTCGGTCTGCATTTCTTCAGCCCGGCCAACGTGATGCGCCTGCTGGAAGTGGTGCGTGGCGCCAAGACCAGCAACGATGTGCTGGCCACTGCCATGGCCATCGGCAAGAAACTGAAGAAAGTCGCCGTGCCGGTTGGCGTCTGTGACGGTTTTGTTGGCAACCGTATGGTGTTCCAGTACGGTCGCGAGTCCGAATTCCTGCTGGAAGAAGGCGCTACCCCGGCTCAAGTCGATGGTGTGCTGAAAAAGTTCGGCATGGCCATGGGTCCCTTCGCCATGCGTGACCTGTCTGGCCTGGATATCGGCCTGGCGATTCGCAACCGTCAACGCGAGACCCTGAGCCCGGAATACAAACTGCCGACCATTCTCGGCAAGATGGCAGATGCCGGCATGCTGGGGCAGAAAACCGGCAAGGGCTTCTACGTCTACGAAAAAGGGTCGCGCACACCGCTGGAGAACCCTGAGCTGCCCGCCATTCTGGAAGCAGCCTCGAAAGAGCAGGGTATCCAGCGTCAACCGCTCTCGGATGAGTACATTCTTGAGCGTTGCATGTATGCATTGATCAACGAGGGCGCCAAGATCCTCGAGGAAGGCATTGCCCAGCGGGCGAGTGACATCGACGTAATCTACATCAATGGTTACGGCTTCCCATCGCATCAGGGTGGTCCGATGTTCTATGCTGACAGCATTGGCCTGGACCGTGTCTATGCCCGCATCTGCGAATTCCATGAACAGCATGGTGCCTGGTGGAAACCCGCACCGCTGCTGGAAAAGCTGGCCAAGGAAGGGCGCAAGTTCGCTGATCTGTGA
- a CDS encoding IclR family transcriptional regulator — protein MNDDLETSPATPAEPKDRKFVEALSRGLDVLRAFSQGAVVMGNQDIARITGLPKPTVSRMTYTLTKLGYLSYSPQLEKYQLDSGVLALGYAYVSNLRVRQLAKPYMDEFARTTNTSVGLTCRDRLSMIYVENCRPAETTSLRMDVGVRLPLATTAAGRAYLAAMKDEERAHVLAAIESRNPEQWPEWRAQLDDCFEDFRQHGFCLSLGNWDRNVNAAGVPLYLQDGTIMALTCGAPSYLVSEEKVKNQLAHQLAMLARDIERLGV, from the coding sequence ATGAACGACGACCTGGAAACCAGCCCAGCTACCCCTGCCGAGCCCAAAGACCGCAAATTCGTCGAGGCGCTGTCGCGTGGCCTGGACGTTCTTCGCGCCTTCAGCCAGGGCGCTGTAGTCATGGGCAATCAGGATATCGCCCGCATCACCGGGCTGCCGAAACCCACTGTCTCGCGCATGACCTATACCCTGACCAAGCTGGGCTACCTCAGCTACTCGCCGCAACTGGAAAAGTATCAACTGGATTCAGGGGTATTGGCACTGGGTTACGCCTATGTATCCAATTTGCGCGTGCGTCAACTGGCCAAACCCTATATGGATGAGTTTGCGCGCACCACCAACACCTCGGTCGGCCTGACTTGCCGTGATCGCCTGTCGATGATCTATGTGGAAAATTGCCGACCCGCCGAAACGACCTCGCTACGCATGGATGTGGGCGTGCGCTTGCCGCTGGCCACCACGGCTGCCGGACGCGCTTATCTGGCCGCAATGAAAGACGAGGAGCGGGCCCACGTACTGGCCGCCATCGAGTCGCGCAATCCGGAGCAATGGCCGGAATGGCGAGCGCAACTGGATGACTGCTTCGAAGATTTCCGTCAGCACGGCTTCTGCCTGTCGCTGGGTAACTGGGACCGCAACGTCAATGCCGCCGGGGTACCCCTGTATCTGCAGGACGGCACCATCATGGCCCTGACCTGCGGCGCGCCGTCCTATCTGGTCTCCGAAGAGAAAGTCAAAAACCAGCTGGCTCACCAACTGGCGATGCTCGCCCGGGATATCGAACGCCTCGGCGTCTGA